The Lytechinus variegatus isolate NC3 chromosome 7, Lvar_3.0, whole genome shotgun sequence genome includes the window CTTTCTACGAGTGTCTACCCAACAAAATTTGGGATACCTTGATTTAACACTATATCAACCCTAGACTTTAAACCTTAAATAAACCCAACATAAACTCCCATTGCAACCGTAACCCTTTATCTTTAATAGAAAAAATTAAGCCCTGAGCaattgtcgggggggggggggggggggggggggtacatgtcACCGATTATAAAGTGAGATACTTCATTCACTCagatttgtatacatgtacataattatgagTTATGTGAAAATGATATTAAGTGAAATAGAAACATTTTTCTAAATGTTTTCAATCATGTAGTTTTTACTTGTAAGCCCTACTGAAAAATTTTGGAACTTAATACTGACTTTGTTGAATCATTGTGAACCATCAAGCTTACAGTACATTCTGACAAGATCTATCATGGATATCAAATTTGATCTCTCTGCTTTTATTGCGTATAGAAACAATCTCTTGAAAGAACATTGAAATGATCAGAAGTTTGAATTGTTTATAATATAAATTAATTCCTAGCAGCAAAGATTTGTTGCCTCTGTTTGGATTAAGAAAAGGAGTTGTAGTTCATTTTCTGTTAGATTTAAAATTTATTCAATAACATTACATAAAATAGATAACACATTAATTCTTGTAATACCGGTAGTTTACATGTACGGTATTACAATGTATTGgttggatgaaaaaaatattttcaagatttttaaattttcttcagTTTaccttcatttcttctttttttttcattttttttcatttttttttggcggGGGTATGGAATATGGATATGATATAGTAATTTGCTACTTCTGGTACATTCCTAATAGAAATTTGATATGATTGCCATTGTTCTTGTTTATTCTTGAGTGTTTACTTGACTTCTGGGGGAAACCCaagtgtagtggtccacctgcactcccccaatcagttatatcgggaggagagactgGCTGCGGGTCATGTGATTCGGTTCGCTTTTTGCCTTTCAGGCACAGCtgatgccaaacaaataattataatttatcCTAACACAAAGTATTCAAGAAGGATCATCATACTGAATAATAACAGGACTTCCACATTTCGCTATAGGGCAATTCCAttaaatgatcaacctttttgtatgtccgacccccatttttctcaagtcttacttcactttaTGAACTGCCCATGTCAtgtcctttgagaacattacagactgtcaaaagaacaagaaatcggagacagaaaatttcatgaaggtcccacctATAGGGGGTCGGAGGATATATATTATGTACCAGATATGTACAAAATagtgtttatatttatatgtattgaatgtaattttttatatgttcaaatattgtattttaCAAGTGTAAATCCATACATTTCTGTTATGGCATCAGTACAACAAATAGATAGTGATTATATGCTTCATCTCAAATTCTAAATTACTAAgcctctcttttttatttataacaCAGGTTAGCTATTTGCCAGGTTTCATAGTTACCGAatccatcatcatctccattagCAGTGCACTCATCTCATTCCTGTAATCCATctggttaccatggtaataatCAGCATGTGATGTAATATATGTCCGATGGGGCAAGTGTGCCCAGCCAGTACTCCATCCCAGCAGTATGTACCTACTAACTGCCAAGGTGTGTCCACCAGTACAACCTATGGTAAATAAGTTCAGTACAGTCCACTTCAAATAGGGAGTTGACACTTTGTGAAGTACTTTGTCAGatgaattaaaatcattttgatgtcaaaTTTAAGTGGATTTGTTCATATTTGGCTAAAATACTTTCAGAAACATGGTTTTGTGAATGGATGATATTTGAAAGTGTAGAGTAATGAAAATTAGATTAATGCTACATACTATTACTGTGCAAAGTTGTGCAGGAGCTGTCCTGGGTGTTGATGAATAACATTGGTTAGAAGAGACATTTGATATGTTATCATGTGggtttttttctccaaaaagtCACCAGGAAACACAATGAGACTAATTATctatttttagatatatttatatatttgctTAATTTTGCTATCACTTCTCAATTGTATGattaaatgatatttttgtgaTTCCCCAGCTTAGTAGCTTACATGTATACTTGCCTAGTGACTATCTTCTTCATTTTAAAGCACAAAGttcattatttgataaaaaaatgtctaCAACATACAATTTATGAAAGAATACAACATTGTTGTCTGGAATAAGAAAAAGCACTTGAGATATGTATTATTGTGAATGATTAAGGTAACCTGGGAAGAGATTgaaagttttgttgaaaaaaggtatttcttttttgtctttcagaaaagagaaagattgagacaAATCAGCCATGTGTGGAATCCCGACTGATATCACGAGGGGCGTCGTGTACTCAAGATGATATAAGACGCTCACTAAGGGTAAGGGAACCGTTATAGCTTTGATTTGCTAATTATTATATGTACAAAAGTGCTAAAAGCCTATTTAACTTATTCAAGAAACAATTTGACAtaaaggaccaacttgactaaacaataaaatgttaaaacaatggtaattccacatattcaggtaATATTAAAACTTCCTTAACATTaccatgaggagaaaattagaaaatttcatataataaaatacaaaagaaatattgagtggatgatgtcaatTTGTCCCCTCATtggcatacagaccaggatgtgcatgtaactgttttgcaaaattaagcaaaacttaaaatgtaataactttcttattttacatccgattttgatgaaattctctgTGTTATgccagggctccacactaacctattttttctactggtccaacctattcatgtcggaccagtagatacccagtttttcaaatttttactggtccgaacgtaaaatctactggtcccaaaaaataaagaaaacatttaaaaaaggcgcaagtttatttttctagccttttgttacccccccccccccaataaaaagaaggaatgaaggacaaaaagaaagcaagacagaaacgaagaaagaaacgaagaaaggaaggaaggaaaaaaagaataaaaggaaggaaggaaggaaggaaaagaaataaaaggaaagaaataaatgaagaaagggaaggaaagaagcaagcaatacaaaaagaaaaaagtaaaagaatagatgaaaggaagaaaaaagactgagagacaaagaaaggaaggaatgaaagaataaaggagagaaaggaagcaagcagtcaaaaaaaagaaaggaaaggtaaaagaatagattTAACAACTtttagggaaaaggaaagaaaaagacagatagaagaaaggaaggaatgaaagagagggctgaaagaaggatgaaatgaaaaaaagaaagggtatgATGGATAAAAGAAAGGGTATGATGgatggaagaaacaaagaaagtaacgaagaatgaaggaaagaaaagggtaaaaagaaggaatgaaagaaaggatgaagaGAAGggatgaatataggatggatggactcaagaatgagagaaagaaaggaaggaagaaagaaagaaagataaaaaagaaatagagaaaaatattttctatgaggatagaaagaatgaaaggaaggaaggaagggagaaagaaagaaagataaaaaagaaatagagaaaaatattttctataaggatagaaagaatgaaagaacgaattaaagaaaaaaaggaaaataaaaaagaaaaactttaacaaaaaatgaaagaagagagggaagaaacaaagaaagattgaaaagaaagaaggaaagaaagataggaagaaaacagaggaagaaagctccATGTAAaaccatcatcataaatattttatcagtatctttttggctcaattaaagtAGCTatgaaagaaagtcagaaaccaagtgtatcaacacacacataaatgcatatgtggggctaatatgtattcagacgatgccacccgaaacccgatctgtttgaaccaaacagaagtgaaaatttttccttttactgcttacaaatgacagagttactccaatttttaggaaatatggacattataagagcctttcatgagtatgaaccgtgaattttgacagttatgtgagagatttctgccagagtttagccaagtttcgttcgcgcagccagtagagaatttaccatgtggctggctagctacatgtacactgtatctaCTCTAGTAATACTTGCGtgtgattcattctgtgtgtattctgtgtgtgaatgacagaatttgtcggggggaaatggtttgcagtgaatttgaccatttctggaaaagttattggcccaacaatggtttttattactttttatgtcggacccttaaaatcGTGCTATTTtcggaaaaattactggcccgacaatgatattttttactggtcatgtcggaccagtaaatcttcctatttctgaaaatctaccggcccgacagcgatttttaccggtctgggaccgtcggaccgccgctagtgtcgagccctggttatgcttgttggatttttctctctttatttaaatcaactttttgttggagtgaaCTTGTCCATTAAAAGACTAGAATTGAATTTTTACCTAGCTATGGCAATATATGCTGCTATTCATCTGTCAAATTGTTTGCAAATTATGGACCTTACATTTAATTTAACAAACtaaaaggaaaaacaaacagTTGCTCGCTTCTTTCATGACAGCTTCCTTCCTAAGTCAAATATGCACATTCTATAAAAGTCATACCATGTTTGGTTTGCATGTTGCTCATATACACATACCCAggaattaaaaaattgaacacTCTGTATCTTTAGTGATCACAGAGCCAGAAATAAagattgattttgaaaataatgaagtttCAGTCATATATCAAGAGCATAAATATTGCaggtatttatatatatttttgttatttttgaaagttttgtttTGGAATTTGACTTTTGGGTGTGAAAATTGCCCCTTTTCTCATGTTTTGTtggttttcaaattttatttttcttttcttgtttttttttctttttgctctttCAGAAGGAGAAAGAATTGCAGAAAACATCCCTAAGATCCGGCAATATATCAGAGGGCAATAAAGATGATGAATGTCTGCATCCCAAGCACAGGCATTCATCACGATCCATTCAGAATCCAAGCATTGAAAGACATAGACCTGATGGTCAAGACTCACTCAGGAATAAAGAACATCGCGAGAAAGACAGGAAAGCAAAGAAACATCAGCATCACAAACATGGGCATGATGATGCCCTCCAAGTAATCCGAGATGAATTTGAACAGTTTGAGCGCACACATCATCATGAAACACAAAGAAACCATCAATACCATAAAACGCATTTACTTCATCAAAAAGGTGCAGTATTGCATGTAGAGTCACAGGTTGTAGCCAAGCAAAAAGTGTCAGCAAGACAACGAAAGCATGATccccaacatcatcatcaacatgatAAGGTTGTTCGGCAAGAGAATGAATTCAAAATTGCAGAAGTGAACAGAAAAGAGCGTGATAAATTCAGACATAGTCCTCATGTTGCGTACAGCTCCCAGAATGAACATAATGCCAAAATTAGTGCAAGAAAGACCCATCTGCCAAACAATAGTCAGAGCAAAAGGTCTTCTGAGAAATCGCAGAAAGAATGGTCTAACAGAATGGAGGCAGATTCTTCAAGAAGTTctgtgaaaacaaaacaaaaagagaaatcaGCTAGAGGGTCACAAAGAACAAGAAAACTAGAAGATCCTGTTTATAGTTTACCTCCCATTATCAAGTAATCAAAAAGCACAAATATATTACCTTGAAAGTAGTATGCTTCGATCATCGGTTAAACTGCATTTATTCATATTGCATCTAAAAAGATACATCTATGAGGTATTAaagattttgaattgaattttacttttcatcCTAAAAGGAGGCTCAAAATAGTCTGGAATTTCAGTTTTAATATCCATACCATTATTCAGGacttttatcattaatttttaaTAGGTTTgaatgttcatatcaaatgtaatgacaatttctttgaaaattggaTCACAACAGATCTAAAGTCCTTCCACTTCTTTGATTCTTGGCTAAAGAATAATTGCCGAAGTCACTTACTTCCACCATGATTAGCAGGTCATATGAGTGTGTATGAAAAGTCAGGTTTTGTTAATATCCAACTCTTGCAACACTTAAAAAACTTTAATAATTGTAATTTCAGAAAAATGTACTAGCAGTTTATGATTACTGTTTCCATACTGTAATTAAATTATtgctgattttctttttcttcaccttttttattttcatttcaatttaaaaaatggggtCCAGTGTAATTACAAGATAGTGATTGAATTCAAGG containing:
- the LOC121419431 gene encoding G-box-binding factor-like isoform X2, whose amino-acid sequence is MGQVCPASTPSQQYVPTNCQEKRKIETNQPCVESRLISRGASCTQDDIRRSLRKEKELQKTSLRSGNISEGNKDDECLHPKHRHSSRSIQNPSIERHRPDGQDSLRNKEHREKDRKAKKHQHHKHGHDDALQVIRDEFEQFERTHHHETQRNHQYHKTHLLHQKGAVLHVESQVVAKQKVSARQRKHDPQHHHQHDKVVRQENEFKIAEVNRKERDKFRHSPHVAYSSQNEHNAKISARKTHLPNNSQSKRSSEKSQKEWSNRMEADSSRSSVKTKQKEKSARGSQRTRKLEDPVYSLPPIIK
- the LOC121419431 gene encoding G-box-binding factor-like isoform X1, with the protein product MGQVCPASTPSQQYVPTNCQGVSTSTTYEKRKIETNQPCVESRLISRGASCTQDDIRRSLRKEKELQKTSLRSGNISEGNKDDECLHPKHRHSSRSIQNPSIERHRPDGQDSLRNKEHREKDRKAKKHQHHKHGHDDALQVIRDEFEQFERTHHHETQRNHQYHKTHLLHQKGAVLHVESQVVAKQKVSARQRKHDPQHHHQHDKVVRQENEFKIAEVNRKERDKFRHSPHVAYSSQNEHNAKISARKTHLPNNSQSKRSSEKSQKEWSNRMEADSSRSSVKTKQKEKSARGSQRTRKLEDPVYSLPPIIK